From Halapricum desulfuricans, a single genomic window includes:
- a CDS encoding MarR family transcriptional regulator, producing MSTTTEGVRPEVSFTDSTVRDRLKELPPSAKLVAKVLEDSPPLSQGELAEASLLPDRTVRYALNRLDEADLVGSRYSFRDARKQVYFLADQR from the coding sequence ATGAGTACGACTACCGAAGGCGTGCGCCCGGAGGTTAGCTTCACTGACAGCACCGTTCGCGACCGACTCAAGGAGCTGCCGCCGAGCGCGAAGCTCGTAGCGAAGGTACTAGAAGACAGCCCGCCGCTGTCACAGGGAGAACTCGCGGAGGCGTCGCTGCTTCCCGACCGGACGGTCCGATACGCCCTGAACCGCCTGGACGAGGCCGACCTGGTCGGCTCGCGGTACAGCTTCCGGGACGCACGCAAGCAGGTGTACTTTCTGGCCGATCA
- a CDS encoding class I SAM-dependent methyltransferase, translated as MKGQEWYQADDIAEEYEEKRFSRGGRLIDRREKQAVLDAIGPVEDTDVLEIACGTGRFTVMLAERGADVVGLDISGPMLKQGRQKAQAAGVSDHLELMRGDAGRLPFPDDHFDAVIAMRFFHLADTPASFLSEMRRVSREVVFFDTFNRFSTRSIYNWALPMGSRLYSRWEVNRLLDDVGLQLVNGEHDFVLPYGFYRQIPNSTASTFRKIDTTLGSLPFGDRLASVSYWACEV; from the coding sequence GTGAAAGGACAGGAGTGGTACCAGGCCGACGACATCGCCGAGGAGTACGAGGAGAAGCGCTTCTCGCGTGGTGGCCGCCTGATCGACCGGCGGGAGAAACAGGCTGTGTTAGATGCGATCGGACCGGTCGAGGATACCGATGTGCTGGAGATCGCCTGCGGGACGGGTCGGTTTACCGTGATGCTGGCTGAACGCGGTGCGGACGTCGTCGGACTGGACATTTCGGGCCCGATGCTCAAGCAGGGCCGTCAGAAGGCTCAGGCTGCCGGCGTCAGTGATCACCTCGAGCTCATGCGCGGCGACGCGGGCCGTCTGCCGTTCCCCGACGATCACTTCGACGCCGTGATCGCGATGCGGTTCTTCCATCTCGCCGATACGCCCGCGTCGTTCCTGAGTGAAATGCGTCGGGTCTCGCGTGAGGTCGTCTTCTTCGATACGTTCAATCGCTTCTCGACGCGTTCGATCTACAACTGGGCGCTGCCGATGGGGTCGCGGCTGTACTCGCGGTGGGAGGTCAACCGACTGCTCGACGACGTCGGACTACAACTGGTCAACGGCGAACACGATTTCGTCCTGCCGTACGGGTTCTACCGGCAGATTCCCAATAGCACGGCCTCGACGTTTCGGAAAATCGATACGACACTCGGATCGCTACCCTTTGGCGATCGACTCGCGTCGGTCTCTTACTGGGCCTGCGAAGTCTGA